The sequence TGAACCCGGAGTATATCGACCGCGAGCTCAACCCCGATGCGCCCGAGATTCCCGCCGGTCCGGCGCCGGTCGAGGGCATCATCATGGATTATGAAATGAAGGAGGAGTAACCATGGCCGAACCCACGCTTTTGCCCGAGCGGCTTCAGTACCGCCCGACCAAGATCGAGCTCGACGAGAGCATCGAGAAGGCCAAGGCGACCCTTCTTAAGAAGATCAAGCGCTCGGTGTACGTCTACCGTGTTGACTGCGGCGGCTGCAACGGCTGCGAGATCGAGATCTTCGGTTCCATCACGCCCGTCTTTGACGTCGAGCGCTTTGGCATCAAGGTCGTGCCTTCGCCCCGTCACGCCGATGTGCTGCTGTACACCGGCGCCGTGACGCGTGCCATGCGTATGCCGGCCCTGCGCGCCTTTGAGGCCGCACCCGATCCCAAGATCGTGGTGTCCTATGGCGCGTGCGGCTGCACCGGTGGCATCTTCTACGACAACTACTGCGTCTGGGGCGGCACGGATAAGATCCTGCCGGTCGACGTCTACATTCCCGGCTGCCCGCCCAGCCCCGCGCAGACCGTCTACGGCTTTGCCATGGCGCTCGGTCTGCTGGACCAAAAGCTCCATGCCGAGACCACGGTGGAGGCCGCTGGCGAGCAGGCCGATATTCTGCACCCCGGCGTGCCGTACAAGCTGCGCGTTGCCATCGAGCGCGAGGCTCGCGCCATGAGCGGCTACCGTTACGGCCGCGACCTGGCCAACGAGTTTATGGATACGCTCGAGGGCGCGCCCAAGGGCGATATCCGCGGTGCCATGGCGCTGCTCATCGACAAGCAGGACGATCCGCGCCGCGTCGAGGTCTACTCGGCGCTGCAGGATCTGGTGCTGGCCGGAGGTCGCTAGATGGAGCTCACGGACCGCTCTGGTTACTTTGCGGGTCCCGGCATGCTCGGCGGCTCCTTTGGCGATGCCTCGCGCGCAAGCGACGAGGCCGCCGAGGGCGTCGCCGACCCCTGCCTGGGTCATGCGCCCGACCAGGTGGTCTTTTACGAGCTCACGCGTAAGTTTGTGGAGACCGAGGAAGACGTTCCCCAGGAGGCCTGCGACGTACTGTACTACACGCTCGCCGTGGGCCACCACACCGGCGTGCTCGACTGCTTTGAGCCGCGCCTGTCGGTGCCGGTGGATGTGTTCTATTCGCTCGTCGACGCGCTGCCGGAGGGGGAGGCCAAGACCAAATTCGAGGCCATCCGTTCCTTTGGCGAGTGCCAGCTCGACAAGGCGGCGGTGCCGTCGCTGCTCGAGGCCTGCGACACGCTGCTCGACGAGCGCGGTTTTCGCGGGTCGGCCAAGGCCGGAATCTCGGTGTTCGATGACGACTTTGGCCTGCATGCCCAGCAGGTCGCGTTCTTAATGAAGTTTCGCGATCTGGTTGAGCGCGTGCGCGATGTGTCGGGCGTGTATCTGACGGGAAGGTTGCAATAATGGGTCGCGTTGTGGATGGTCGTGTGAACGGCGCCCCGTTTGCGGGTATCGTGCTCACGGCGGGAAGCGTGCTGCGTGCCGACGATGCCGCCGGCCCCGTGCTCTCCAAAAAGATGGAGGACGCACCCATCGCCGGTTGGTACACCATCGACGGCGGCCAAACGCCCGAGGACGACATTATCGAGGTCAAGCGCGAGCGTCCGCCGCGTTTGGTTTTGGTCGATGCCGCCGACATGGCGCTGCCCGTCGGGTCCATCCGCTTGCTCGACAAGCGCGATGTGGCCCGCAAGTCGATGTTCACCACGCATTCGCTTCCTTTGTCGATTCTGATCGAGGAAATCGAACAATCGTGTGATGATATCGTCTTCGTTGGGATTCAGCCGGGCGACACGGAGTTCTACAACCCCATGTCCCCGGAAGTCTTTGACGCCGTCGACGCCGTGTACGACGCCGTGGCTGCCAACGACTTTTCCCACTTTGTCCGCTTGGGACAGGAGCAATAGCAGCGCTTGTCTCTGCTGAATAGGAAAGAAGTGATTGACATGGCAGATTCCAAGGTGGAGTATCCCGCTCCCGATTGCCTGGCGCCCGCCGCGATCGAGGCCAAGACCGAGACCGCCGGCGTGACCAAGGCTAACCTGCCGGTCGCTAAGGCCTTTCTGTTGGCAATGTTCGCCGGCGCGTTTATCGCCTTCGGCGGCCTGTTCTTTACGGTGTTTTTGAGCGACAGCACGCTGGGCTGGGGTGCCCAGCGCGTCGTGGGCGGCCTGTGCTTTTGCCTGGGCCTGGTGCTGGTGCTGGTGTGCGGCGCCGAGCTGTTTACCGGCAATTCGCTTATGGTCTGCGCGCTCAAGAGCAAAAAGATCACGCTGGTTCAGATGCTTAAGGCCTGGGTCGTTGTGTGGGTCGGCAATTTTGTCGGTGCTCTGTTCATCGTCTTTTTGGTGTACATGGCCGGCATCTATAAGCTCAACGGCGAGGCGGTCGCCAACTCCATGGTGAGCGTCGCCGCCGGCAAGGTGACGGTCGACTGGGTGACGATCTTCTTCCGCGGTATCCTGTGCAACATCTTTGTGTGCCTGGCCGTGTGGATTGGCACTGCGGGCAAGACCGTAGTCGATAAGGTTATGGGCATTCTGCTGCCCATCGCCGCCTTTGTGGCCTGCGGTTTTGAGCACTGCGTCGCCAACATGTACTTTTTGCCCATGGGCGCCGTGATGCATGCGTGCGGCTACGGTGCCGACGTCGCCGGCGCCGATGCACTCAACGCCGCGGGCATTGCGTTTAACCTGTCCGCCGCCACGCTGGGCAACATCGTGGGCGGCGCGGTTCTGGTCGCGCTCGGCTACTGGTTTATCTACGCCAGGAAGTCCGAGGCGTAAGGTACCGCCTGTTTGACGTTGGGCCTCCCGCGGGGCGTTGCCGTGCGGGAGGCTTTTTTGGCCTGGGGCTCGTTGCCGGGCTTTTGGCCTGCTGTGTTTGGCTTGTGAAAGGGGTAATCGAGATGGCATCTGCTGTGAAGCGTGACGGTCGCACCGTGGTGACCACATGCGGGGGATGCTATGCCGATTGCGCCTTTGCGGCACGCGTTGAGGACGGTCGCGTGGTGGCCGAGTTGCCGGTGCCGGGGCATCCGTGCGCGGCGCGTGCCCTGTGCGCCCGCGGACGGCATCGCCTGGCAATGCCGTTTGACGAGCGCGACCGCATTGTGCACCCCATGCGACGCCGCCGGGATGGCTCGGGGTTTGATGCGATTACCTGGGACGAGGTGTTTGCTCAGATTGCCGAGCGTCTTTTGGGGATTGTTGACGAGTGCGGGCCTCGTGCACTGGGTATGACGCTCGGCGTTCCCTCGTTCGACCGCTACTGGGCCTATCGTTTTATGCATGCGCTGGGTTCGCCCAACGTATACGGTGCCGACGGTGCCTGCGAGGTAAGCCGACTTACCGGTTGGGAGCACAGCCTGGGCTATAGCCCCGCCTCCGACCTTGCGCATACCGACTGCATCATGTACCTGGGGCGTTCCATTGTCGATTCGTCGACGATGGGGGCCGTTGACGCGCTCAACGATGCGCGCCGGCGCGGGGCGAAGATCGTCGTGGTTGATCCCCGGCGCAGCGGCTCGGCCGCGCTTGCCGACCGCTGGCTGCGCGTACGTCCTGGATGCGATCTGGCGTTGCTGCTGGGTATCGCACATGTGCTGGTAGCCGAGGACCTGTACGATCACGAGTTCGTGGACCGCTACGCCACAGGCTTTGACGAGCTGGCGCAGGCGGCCAGTGCTTGGACGCCCGAGTGGGCCGAGTCGATGTGCGACGTGCCGGCCGCAGAGATTGTCGCCACGGCGCGCGAGCTAGCTGCCGCCGCGCCTGCCGCTGTGGTGGATGCAGGCTTTCATGGTGGCATCGGCATCGCGTATGCCAATAGCACCCAGACCGCGCGCGCTATCTGTTTGGTCGATGTGCTGCTGGGCTGCATCGGACATGCGGGCGGTGCCCTCAACCCGCCCACACCGCTTGCGTTGGGCGATTTGGACCCTGCGCGTTTCGCGACGCCGTCGATGCCACGTGAGCCCAAGTTGGGGTCCGAACGCTATCCGCTCGTCGACCCCGAGCGCGGTCTGTGCACGACCATCGGCCAGTCGATTCTTGCCGGCGATTTGCGTGGGCTCATCGTCTATGCCAGTAACCCCGGTGCGGGCTATGGCAATGCGCAGGCTTGGTTGGGCATCTTGCAGCAGCTCGACTTGCTCGTGACGATTGATATTCGCTGGTCCGAGACGGCGCGCGCTTCCGACTTCGTGCTGCCCGACGTGACGTATCTGGAGGCCGACCGCGGCGTGGGGACGGTCGTGGGCGCCAACGATTCGCGCGTGTTCTACCGCAACGCCGTGCTGCCTGTGCAGCATGACGACACACGTCCCGGTCGGGAGATTTTTGCCGGTCTGGCGCAGGCGTGTGGCGTGGGCGAGTACTTCCAGTTTACGTCTGACGATCTGGCGGCTGCCCAGGTGGCGCCTTTTGGGATCAATCTGGACGAGCTCATGGAGTGCGGCTGGGCCGATACGGGCATAACGCTGCCGACGCGCACGGGTGAGCCGGTGATTCCGCTTGCCGGCGGCAAGATTGCGCTGGCAAGCGACGTATGGGAACGAGCCGGCATGGGTCGTGTACCCAACTGGATCGCTCCCATGGTGGAGCCTGGCCCGGGGATGTTTCGCCTCATTAGCGGTAACCGTCCCTTTGAGTCGCACACCTCGCGCAGGCTTGCGGCCCAGGGTGCCGCCGAGGCTGGATCGGACCTGGATGCCGTGCAGATGAATGCCGATGCTGCTGCGCGCATGGGCATCGCCGACGGGGAGATCGTCGAGCTTGTGAGCGACATGGGCCGCGACCGCGTGCGCGTGGAGACGACGCCCTATCTGCATCCGGCGTGCATCTTCACCTCGGCCGCTCCCGGCGGACGCGCATTCGGTGCTGAGGTTGGTGGCCGGCAGGCCTTGGGCGTTGGCCCGCTCGACCACACGCCGCTGCGCTGGGACCCGTTGACGGGCGCCGCGCTCACCCAGGAAAACGCCGTTCGCGTGGAAAAGATTGTCGCGCGCGAGGATAATGACGAGTAATTGACTCAGCTGATGTATTCGACTGATCCACGTTTCTTTTGAAAGGCTGCACATGAGCGATAGCCAGAACATGTCCGATGAGGTACGCGCCCGCCTGCGCGCTATTCCTTCCGTCAACGAGCTGCTTGCCGAGTGGCCGGTGGTGAAGGCGGCGGGGGAGACCTGCGACGCGGTGGTGCATGCCGCCGTCACGGCCGAGCTCGACGAGGAGCGCGCCGCCATTCGCGCCGGTGCCGCCCCGCGCTCTAAGCGCGACCTGGCTTCGGCCATCGAGTGGCGTGCTCACCGCTCCGCGCTGCCGAGCCTGCGTCCCGCCGTCAACGCTACGGGCGTGGTCATCCATACCAACTTGGGTCGCGCCCCGCTCGCGGAGTCGGCCGCCAAGGCCGTGGCCGAGGTCGCGCGCGGGTACAGCACGCTCGAGTACAGCGTGGACACCTGCTCGCGTGGGTCGCGCAAGGAGCACGCTGCCCAGCTGATTCGCTCTCTCACCGGTGCCGAGGACGCGCTCGTGGTCAACAACAATGCCGCCGCGGTGCTGCTGGTACTGGCGACTCACGCTGCGGGCAAGGAGGTTATCGTCAGCCGCGGCGAGCTTGTCGAGATCGGCGGCAGCTTCCGTATCCCCGATGTTATGGAGGCCTCGGGTGCCAAGCTCGTTGAGGTCGGGGCCACCAACCGCACGCATTTGAGCGACTACGAGCGCGCCATCACGCCCGAAACGGCCATGATCCTCAAGGTCCATCCTTCCAACTATCGCATCGAGGGTTTTCACGAGGAAGTGAGCTCTCGGGAGCTTGCCGCCCTGGCCCACAAGCATGGTCTGCTGTTCTACGAGGACCAGGGGTCTGGCGCGCTGCTGCCCGACGATATCCTGGTTCGCGGCGGCGAGGAGACCACGCCGACCTCGGTCGCGGCGGGGCTTGATATCGTGTCGTGTTCGGGCGATAAGCTGCTCGGTGCCGCACAGGCGGGCATTATCATGGGTCGTCGCGATCTGGTCCAGGCCTGCGGGTCGCATCCGCTTATGCGTGCTCTGCGTCCGGGCAAGTTGGCGCTCACGGCGCTTGAGGCCACGCTTCGCATCTACATGGACGGTGCCGATGTTGCCCATCGCGAGGTGCCGGTGCTCAGCATGCTCACGCTTCCGCAGGCTCATCTGGAGCGTCGTGCCCGTAAGCTGCGCGATTGTATGGTCGCCGGGCTCGATAAGGCCGGTTGCCCGTGCGCCGTTGAGTTGGAGATTGTCGAGGAGTCCTCGACACCCGGTGGCGGTTCGCTGCCTACCATGGAGCTACCCACGATGTGCGTTGCCGTGCGCCTTGTTGACGAGCGCCTGACGGTCGACGCGCTTAAGCGCTCGCTTGTCCAGGACTTCGACACGCCGGTCGTCACACGAACCTCGCACGATCGCATTTTGTTTGACGTGCGCACGCTCGTGGGTGACCGCGATATCGAGACGGCGGCAACGACGCTCGTCGCGTGCGTTAAGAAGGCGGTTGCTCGATGAGTGAGGTTCAAACGCTGGTGGAGTGCCCCGTTATCGTTGGCACGGCGGGTCACGTTGACCACGGTAAGTCCGCACTGATCGAGGCGCTGACCGGCAAGAATCCCGACCGTCTGGAGGTTGAGCGTCGCCGGGGCATGACGGTGGAGCTGGGCTTTGGCGAACTGGCACTGCCGAGCGGCAAGATCGTTGGCCTTGTCGACGTGCCGGGCCACGCGCATTACCTGCGCGCTATGGTGCAGGGTGCGACAGGCATCGACGTTGCCGTGCTGGTGGTCTCTGCCGTTGAGGGCGTAATGCCGCAGACCCGCGAGCACGTGCATGTGCTGGAGCTGTTGGGCGTTACGCATATGGTGGTCGCGCTGACGATGTGCGACCTGGCCGACGCCGAGATGACCGAGCTTGCCGAGCTCGATGTCGATGACTTTTTGTCGGGCACCGTGTTTGCGGGCGCGCCGATCGTGCCCGTGTCGTCCAAGACGGGCGAGGGGATCGACGGGCTGCTTGCGGTGCTCGACGAGCAGGTGGGTGTTTGCTGGGGTGCCTGTCGCGACCGTGCCGAGCGGAGCGATGCCGCGCCTCGTCTGCCGATTGACCGCTGCTTTACGATCAAGGGCGTCGGCACTGTCGTGACGGGAACGCTGCATGATGCGCCGGTTGCGGTGGGCGACGAGCTGATGGCTTTGCCGTCGCGTACGGTCTGTCGCGTGCGCGGGATTCAGGTGCATGGCGATACGCCGCGCGCGCTGCCTGGTCAGCGTGTGGCGCTCAACCTAGTTGGTGACGGTGTCGCGGCGCTTGACCGTGGCGAGATGCTGGGCGTGGCGGACCGCTTTGGCCAGACGTTGCGCTTTATGATGACGTTCACCTACCTGGGCCGCGAGGGCACCAAGCCGCGCGTGCTCGAGTCGGGCGCGCGTGTGCATGTGATGGCCGGCACGGCCGAGGTCGTCGGCCGCATCATGCTTTTGGAGGGCGAGGCCCCCATGGCGGTGGGCGAGACCCGTACCGTGCAGGTGCGCCTGGAGGAGCCGCTGCCGCTGTGTGCCGGAGACCATGCCGTGGTGCTGTCGTATTCGCCCGTTATGCTCATCGGCGGCGGGCGCGTGCTGCTTTCGCGCTGCCGTCGCTCGCGCGAGCTTTCTGCCGGCGAGCGCGCACTGTTTGCGGCGCTTGAGTCCGGCGATATCGCGGGCGGTGTGGGTGCTTGGCTGGCGCTGCAGATGCTGCCGGTTACGGCGGTTGATGTTGCCGAGGCTTTGGATCTTGGCGTCGGCGAGGTCGATGCCGCACTGCGCGGGTTGGTGTCGCAGGGCTCCGTTCGCAAGCTTGCCGTGGGTGATGCGGCCCTCTTTGCGGACGCCGTGGTGCTCGACGCCGCGATGGATGCTCTGGCGGCGACCCTGTCAGCCGTGCATGCGGCGTCTCCCAAGGAGACGGGCTTTACGCCCGGCGCCGTTGCCCATGCTGCGTGGCCTTCCGCTGATGAAGGCGTTGCCGCGGCTCTGATTGCCGAGGGCTGCTCGCGCGGCGTGTGTGCCTCCGAGGGCGCCGAGGTGTTCGACCCGCACTCCGCTGCCGCCGCGGCGCGTGTGGTGCGCGAGGCCTGCGAACGTATCGTTGCCTTGCTGGACGAAGCCGGCCTCGATGCACCGACATTGCCCGAGGTGGGCGAGCAGTTGCAGCTCGGCCGCGACACTATGACGCGCGCCCTGCGCGAGCTTTCGCTCAATCGCTCTATCGTTAAGGTCGAGCGCGACGTTGCCCTGTCCGCTGCCGCCGAGGCCCATGCACGTGAACTCGTCGCCGCCGCCATTGAGGCAGCCGGCGGCGCTGCCACCACGAGCGTGCTGCGCGAGGCCCTGGGCGTGTCGCGCAAACGCGCCATCAGCATCTTGGAGCACCTGGATGCCGTGCGCTTTACGGTGCTCGACAAGGATGCCGGCGGCCTGAGGTCCCTGCGCTAGATTGGCTGCTCGGTTTGGTAAAATACCGCCGCACTTGGGAACGGATGGGCTCCGGTGGGCTCCGCGGTCCTCAAAACCGTTGCGAGGCGTGCAAAACGTCTTGGATGTGTTCGATTCACATACGTTCCCGCCATACGCTACCAGCGCTTTTGTGCTCGCGGTCTTGCTGCGTGCCGCAAAGGCGCTGTTTTGTTTTTGCATGGGTTTGCCGTGCCGCCCGCTTTATCGGCGACGGTATTTAGCTTCGTGCACCGGGTTTCGAGCATGCCGATGGGGGTGTTTTGCCGTATGACTACCGTAAGACGTGCCGATCTTTCTTGTGTCGTCCAAGCGGGCGGGCTGTCGTCGCGCATGGGTTGCGACAAGGCGCGCATGGCGTTTTGTGGCGAGCCCTTGATCGAGCGCGTGCTGGGTCGGCTGGCGCCAGTTGCCGGCGAGTTAGTCGTGACGACTTCGCGTCCCAACGAGCTTGCCTACCTTGAGGAGTGCGCGTTTGGCGGCTTGGTGCCGCGTGTGGTGGCGGACCTTGAGGGGTCGGCGGGCGCCATGCGCGGCATCGCGAGTTCGCTGACTGCGGCCCGGCTGCCGCTCGTGGCGATCGTCGCCTGTGATATGCCGTTTGTCTCGCCGGAACTCATCGGCGCGCTTGCCGATCGTGTTGAGGCCGAGGCGCTCGACGTGTGCGTGCCGCGCGAGGAGCGGGGGATTGAGCCGCTTTGCGCCGTCTGGCGCCGTGATGCGTGTGCTCCGGTTGCCCAAGAGCTGCTCTCCTGCGACCGACAGCGCATTCGCTGCCTGATCAGTCGCGTTCAGGCCGGTTATATGGATGAGCCGCAGATTGTTAAGGCCGCGGGCTCGACGCTCTGCTTCGAAAACGTCAATACGCCCGAGGAGTTTGCGGCGGCCGAGTTGCTCGCCTAGACGATTGGAGTTGCCATGTCTCACGATATTTGCCCCGACACGGGAGAGCCTTGCACTTGCGATGGTTCCGAGCCCTGTACCTGCGGCTGCGGTGGCTGTGGTCATACTGCGGAAGAGGAAGCGGCCGCCGCGGCGTATCGTGATGCACACCGCGAAGGCCCGTCCGGTGATGCCCTCGACCACGAACGCAAGATCATCGTTTCGTTTGACAGCACCTTCGATGTGATGGAATGCGAGCAGCTGTGCCTGGATGCCGGTGTGCCCGGGCGCATCATGCCGCTGCCCGGCTCCATTACTGCAGGTTGCGGCCTGTGCTGGGCCATGCCGTTCTCGGGCGATGCCCTCGCCGCCTTCCGCGCCGCCACCGAGGGCCGCGTAACCCCCGCCGACTACCACCAACTCGTCCTCTAACCACCAAACCCCCACAAAGGTGCCTGTCCCCAATGTGGTGGTT is a genomic window of Collinsella aerofaciens containing:
- a CDS encoding NADH-quinone oxidoreductase subunit B family protein produces the protein MAEPTLLPERLQYRPTKIELDESIEKAKATLLKKIKRSVYVYRVDCGGCNGCEIEIFGSITPVFDVERFGIKVVPSPRHADVLLYTGAVTRAMRMPALRAFEAAPDPKIVVSYGACGCTGGIFYDNYCVWGGTDKILPVDVYIPGCPPSPAQTVYGFAMALGLLDQKLHAETTVEAAGEQADILHPGVPYKLRVAIEREARAMSGYRYGRDLANEFMDTLEGAPKGDIRGAMALLIDKQDDPRRVEVYSALQDLVLAGGR
- a CDS encoding formate hydrogenlyase maturation HycH family protein, whose protein sequence is MELTDRSGYFAGPGMLGGSFGDASRASDEAAEGVADPCLGHAPDQVVFYELTRKFVETEEDVPQEACDVLYYTLAVGHHTGVLDCFEPRLSVPVDVFYSLVDALPEGEAKTKFEAIRSFGECQLDKAAVPSLLEACDTLLDERGFRGSAKAGISVFDDDFGLHAQQVAFLMKFRDLVERVRDVSGVYLTGRLQ
- the hycI gene encoding hydrogenase maturation peptidase HycI, whose amino-acid sequence is MGRVVDGRVNGAPFAGIVLTAGSVLRADDAAGPVLSKKMEDAPIAGWYTIDGGQTPEDDIIEVKRERPPRLVLVDAADMALPVGSIRLLDKRDVARKSMFTTHSLPLSILIEEIEQSCDDIVFVGIQPGDTEFYNPMSPEVFDAVDAVYDAVAANDFSHFVRLGQEQ
- a CDS encoding formate/nitrite transporter family protein; amino-acid sequence: MADSKVEYPAPDCLAPAAIEAKTETAGVTKANLPVAKAFLLAMFAGAFIAFGGLFFTVFLSDSTLGWGAQRVVGGLCFCLGLVLVLVCGAELFTGNSLMVCALKSKKITLVQMLKAWVVVWVGNFVGALFIVFLVYMAGIYKLNGEAVANSMVSVAAGKVTVDWVTIFFRGILCNIFVCLAVWIGTAGKTVVDKVMGILLPIAAFVACGFEHCVANMYFLPMGAVMHACGYGADVAGADALNAAGIAFNLSAATLGNIVGGAVLVALGYWFIYARKSEA
- a CDS encoding molybdopterin-containing oxidoreductase family protein; protein product: MASAVKRDGRTVVTTCGGCYADCAFAARVEDGRVVAELPVPGHPCAARALCARGRHRLAMPFDERDRIVHPMRRRRDGSGFDAITWDEVFAQIAERLLGIVDECGPRALGMTLGVPSFDRYWAYRFMHALGSPNVYGADGACEVSRLTGWEHSLGYSPASDLAHTDCIMYLGRSIVDSSTMGAVDALNDARRRGAKIVVVDPRRSGSAALADRWLRVRPGCDLALLLGIAHVLVAEDLYDHEFVDRYATGFDELAQAASAWTPEWAESMCDVPAAEIVATARELAAAAPAAVVDAGFHGGIGIAYANSTQTARAICLVDVLLGCIGHAGGALNPPTPLALGDLDPARFATPSMPREPKLGSERYPLVDPERGLCTTIGQSILAGDLRGLIVYASNPGAGYGNAQAWLGILQQLDLLVTIDIRWSETARASDFVLPDVTYLEADRGVGTVVGANDSRVFYRNAVLPVQHDDTRPGREIFAGLAQACGVGEYFQFTSDDLAAAQVAPFGINLDELMECGWADTGITLPTRTGEPVIPLAGGKIALASDVWERAGMGRVPNWIAPMVEPGPGMFRLISGNRPFESHTSRRLAAQGAAEAGSDLDAVQMNADAAARMGIADGEIVELVSDMGRDRVRVETTPYLHPACIFTSAAPGGRAFGAEVGGRQALGVGPLDHTPLRWDPLTGAALTQENAVRVEKIVAREDNDE
- the selA gene encoding L-seryl-tRNA(Sec) selenium transferase, which encodes MSDSQNMSDEVRARLRAIPSVNELLAEWPVVKAAGETCDAVVHAAVTAELDEERAAIRAGAAPRSKRDLASAIEWRAHRSALPSLRPAVNATGVVIHTNLGRAPLAESAAKAVAEVARGYSTLEYSVDTCSRGSRKEHAAQLIRSLTGAEDALVVNNNAAAVLLVLATHAAGKEVIVSRGELVEIGGSFRIPDVMEASGAKLVEVGATNRTHLSDYERAITPETAMILKVHPSNYRIEGFHEEVSSRELAALAHKHGLLFYEDQGSGALLPDDILVRGGEETTPTSVAAGLDIVSCSGDKLLGAAQAGIIMGRRDLVQACGSHPLMRALRPGKLALTALEATLRIYMDGADVAHREVPVLSMLTLPQAHLERRARKLRDCMVAGLDKAGCPCAVELEIVEESSTPGGGSLPTMELPTMCVAVRLVDERLTVDALKRSLVQDFDTPVVTRTSHDRILFDVRTLVGDRDIETAATTLVACVKKAVAR
- the selB gene encoding selenocysteine-specific translation elongation factor → MSEVQTLVECPVIVGTAGHVDHGKSALIEALTGKNPDRLEVERRRGMTVELGFGELALPSGKIVGLVDVPGHAHYLRAMVQGATGIDVAVLVVSAVEGVMPQTREHVHVLELLGVTHMVVALTMCDLADAEMTELAELDVDDFLSGTVFAGAPIVPVSSKTGEGIDGLLAVLDEQVGVCWGACRDRAERSDAAPRLPIDRCFTIKGVGTVVTGTLHDAPVAVGDELMALPSRTVCRVRGIQVHGDTPRALPGQRVALNLVGDGVAALDRGEMLGVADRFGQTLRFMMTFTYLGREGTKPRVLESGARVHVMAGTAEVVGRIMLLEGEAPMAVGETRTVQVRLEEPLPLCAGDHAVVLSYSPVMLIGGGRVLLSRCRRSRELSAGERALFAALESGDIAGGVGAWLALQMLPVTAVDVAEALDLGVGEVDAALRGLVSQGSVRKLAVGDAALFADAVVLDAAMDALAATLSAVHAASPKETGFTPGAVAHAAWPSADEGVAAALIAEGCSRGVCASEGAEVFDPHSAAAAARVVREACERIVALLDEAGLDAPTLPEVGEQLQLGRDTMTRALRELSLNRSIVKVERDVALSAAAEAHARELVAAAIEAAGGAATTSVLREALGVSRKRAISILEHLDAVRFTVLDKDAGGLRSLR
- the mobA gene encoding molybdenum cofactor guanylyltransferase, whose protein sequence is MTTVRRADLSCVVQAGGLSSRMGCDKARMAFCGEPLIERVLGRLAPVAGELVVTTSRPNELAYLEECAFGGLVPRVVADLEGSAGAMRGIASSLTAARLPLVAIVACDMPFVSPELIGALADRVEAEALDVCVPREERGIEPLCAVWRRDACAPVAQELLSCDRQRIRCLISRVQAGYMDEPQIVKAAGSTLCFENVNTPEEFAAAELLA
- a CDS encoding DUF3343 domain-containing protein yields the protein MSHDICPDTGEPCTCDGSEPCTCGCGGCGHTAEEEAAAAAYRDAHREGPSGDALDHERKIIVSFDSTFDVMECEQLCLDAGVPGRIMPLPGSITAGCGLCWAMPFSGDALAAFRAATEGRVTPADYHQLVL